A region of Catenibacterium mitsuokai DNA encodes the following proteins:
- a CDS encoding family 20 glycosylhydrolase: protein MKGKKIVEVGLAAIIALSGVASAAAPAFAAPNVIYPNVQSYTKDSDTFTLPKKSRLLVVSNEKTLNNEVLLRDLKRASSQLADRGVLSEAPQIVFGTLENAADNDIIVKMGTNPDLTGKNDAYAVDIKNNITISAEDETGIYYGLTSVIQMLIEGDNVLTKGNIVDYSDVEDRSFHLDCARKFFTKDWIISLIKDLSWQKYNSIQLHFSENEGFRLQSDTLEAIDGFQYVNNQYLTKQDMLEIIQVANEYHIEVIPSLDSPGHLGAVLRYLPSDYSCASLFPSDGRRAQCFNIFTNDEARGFLIDLMTEFIDFFSEAGCKRFNIGGDEFLEKFSNFSNEQYVQIMEYFNEVSAIAKSKGMTPRTWNDGVMYGNYTGYKLDPDIEICYWAAPQNCASIEKFVQNGNKVINFSDIYMYYVLSSWWLQNACPEGDRIYREWNPGKFSTLQGGIPQTYKKPYANFVKGGSYAIWCDVPGYMTQDSVANNIFYRTRATAYKMWNTSDSMPEYSDVKKAFDKIGRVPGYKSVLPEPGQVLYEGQSVALTIEYKNEFGQTIEPTETLYGLKDNEYTIEPKELYGYKFEKASESLTGVYKENKTITLTYKTFTDKEALIKEVNNALVIKDYIPETVKEYKEALDVAKDVKEDPSAGQKKVDETLAALRTAKEKAVKAKFYKLYVEAYYPVSDVAYASGYQAYMNAVNNGKNTLKDENLDVETAEAAYNNIMNAKKALIKKAADKPTISATKGYYSWYSYNNMIDGNRNSKCWFGDNQTAGDEVLFTFPTKVKLSGVNVVQAAQGDILRDAEVQISADKVNWTTVGTLKETDPLEKRFDFDAQEVKYVRIYINSGYGAWYQISEVEFVLEAVGEDTTLKDLIEKAKEEDLEGKTIASRDEFLEAIIEAQKALVAEDIKNEAVINRLKKAIEGLVDAPVVNTDALVEAIAKADALTEEEVNKAIKKNVEVFNKALADAKAVLAKDASQEEVNEAAKALNDALDGLKVLRGNPEALNAALEAVSKKDESKYTAESWAALMAVVKEVKAIDLENATQKEIDEAVAKLNKAVDALEEKVVIEPEKPSVPEKPSEKPSEKPSEKPTEKPTEKPTIKPEDKKDDTVKTGDSTMIFTMVALMAASAIVYISLKRKKA, encoded by the coding sequence ATGAAAGGGAAAAAAATTGTTGAAGTAGGCTTAGCTGCAATTATTGCGCTATCGGGAGTTGCTTCTGCAGCTGCACCAGCTTTTGCGGCACCTAATGTGATTTATCCGAATGTACAAAGCTACACAAAGGATTCAGACACATTTACATTGCCAAAGAAAAGCCGTTTACTTGTGGTTTCAAATGAAAAGACACTTAATAATGAAGTGCTATTACGTGATTTGAAACGTGCAAGTTCGCAGTTAGCAGACAGAGGTGTTTTATCAGAAGCACCACAGATTGTTTTTGGTACATTAGAAAATGCTGCAGACAATGACATCATTGTAAAAATGGGAACTAATCCAGATTTAACTGGTAAAAATGATGCTTATGCAGTAGATATTAAGAATAATATTACTATTTCTGCAGAAGATGAAACAGGAATCTATTATGGTTTAACATCTGTAATCCAGATGTTAATTGAAGGTGACAATGTTTTAACTAAGGGAAATATTGTTGACTATTCTGATGTTGAAGACCGTTCATTCCATTTGGACTGTGCAAGAAAGTTCTTCACAAAGGATTGGATCATTTCATTAATCAAGGATTTATCTTGGCAGAAATACAATTCAATTCAGCTTCATTTCTCTGAAAACGAAGGTTTCAGATTACAGAGTGATACTCTTGAAGCAATTGATGGCTTCCAGTATGTAAACAACCAGTATCTCACTAAACAGGATATGTTAGAAATTATTCAGGTTGCAAATGAATATCATATTGAAGTTATCCCATCTTTAGACTCTCCAGGTCACCTTGGTGCAGTTCTAAGATATTTACCATCTGATTATAGCTGTGCAAGCTTATTCCCATCTGATGGTAGAAGAGCACAGTGCTTCAATATCTTTACAAATGACGAAGCACGCGGTTTCTTAATCGATTTAATGACTGAATTTATCGATTTCTTCTCAGAAGCTGGATGTAAGAGATTTAACATTGGTGGAGATGAATTCTTAGAAAAATTCTCTAACTTCTCTAATGAACAGTATGTACAGATCATGGAATACTTCAATGAAGTATCTGCAATCGCTAAGTCAAAGGGTATGACACCTAGAACTTGGAACGATGGTGTGATGTATGGAAACTATACTGGATATAAGTTAGATCCAGATATCGAAATCTGTTATTGGGCTGCTCCACAGAACTGTGCAAGTATCGAAAAGTTTGTACAGAATGGTAATAAAGTTATCAACTTCTCTGATATTTACATGTATTATGTATTATCTTCTTGGTGGTTACAGAATGCATGTCCTGAAGGAGATAGAATTTATAGAGAATGGAATCCAGGTAAGTTCTCTACATTACAGGGTGGTATTCCACAGACTTATAAGAAACCATACGCAAACTTTGTAAAAGGTGGTTCTTATGCAATTTGGTGTGACGTTCCTGGTTATATGACACAGGATTCAGTGGCAAATAACATCTTCTATAGAACTCGTGCAACTGCATACAAGATGTGGAATACGTCAGATTCAATGCCTGAATATTCAGATGTGAAGAAGGCATTTGATAAGATTGGACGCGTTCCTGGTTATAAGAGCGTTTTACCAGAACCAGGTCAGGTTCTTTATGAAGGACAGTCTGTTGCACTTACAATTGAATATAAGAATGAATTTGGACAGACAATTGAACCTACAGAAACTTTATATGGCTTAAAGGACAATGAATACACTATTGAACCTAAGGAACTTTATGGTTATAAGTTCGAAAAGGCAAGTGAATCATTAACAGGCGTATATAAAGAAAATAAAACAATCACTTTAACTTATAAGACATTTACTGATAAGGAAGCATTAATCAAAGAAGTGAATAATGCGTTAGTGATTAAGGATTATATTCCTGAAACAGTGAAGGAATATAAGGAAGCTCTAGACGTTGCGAAAGACGTTAAAGAAGATCCTTCAGCAGGACAGAAGAAAGTTGATGAAACATTAGCTGCACTTCGTACTGCAAAAGAAAAAGCTGTAAAGGCTAAATTCTATAAGTTATATGTAGAAGCTTATTATCCAGTAAGTGATGTGGCTTATGCATCAGGATATCAGGCTTATATGAATGCCGTTAATAACGGAAAGAACACTCTTAAAGATGAAAACTTAGATGTTGAAACAGCTGAAGCTGCCTATAACAACATCATGAATGCTAAGAAAGCATTAATTAAGAAAGCTGCAGATAAGCCTACTATTTCTGCAACTAAGGGATATTATAGCTGGTACTCATACAACAACATGATTGACGGTAACCGTAATTCTAAGTGTTGGTTTGGTGATAACCAGACAGCTGGTGATGAAGTATTATTCACATTCCCAACTAAAGTAAAATTATCAGGTGTGAATGTTGTACAGGCAGCCCAGGGTGATATCTTACGTGATGCTGAAGTTCAGATTTCTGCTGATAAAGTGAACTGGACAACAGTAGGTACATTAAAGGAAACAGATCCATTAGAAAAGAGATTTGACTTTGATGCTCAGGAAGTTAAGTATGTAAGAATCTACATCAATTCAGGATATGGAGCTTGGTATCAGATTTCTGAAGTTGAGTTCGTATTAGAAGCCGTTGGTGAAGATACTACATTAAAAGATTTAATTGAAAAAGCTAAGGAAGAAGATTTAGAAGGCAAGACAATTGCATCTAGAGATGAATTCTTAGAAGCAATTATTGAAGCTCAGAAAGCATTAGTGGCTGAAGATATCAAGAATGAAGCAGTTATTAACCGCTTAAAGAAGGCTATCGAAGGCTTAGTTGATGCACCTGTAGTGAATACAGATGCTCTTGTTGAAGCAATTGCTAAGGCAGATGCTTTAACTGAAGAAGAAGTAAATAAAGCAATCAAGAAGAACGTTGAAGTATTCAACAAAGCATTAGCTGATGCTAAGGCTGTTCTTGCTAAAGATGCTTCTCAGGAAGAAGTCAATGAAGCTGCTAAGGCATTAAATGATGCATTAGACGGATTAAAGGTTCTTAGAGGTAATCCAGAAGCTTTAAATGCAGCTCTTGAAGCTGTTAGTAAGAAAGATGAAAGCAAATATACTGCTGAATCTTGGGCAGCATTAATGGCTGTAGTTAAAGAAGTAAAGGCTATTGACTTAGAAAATGCAACTCAGAAAGAAATTGATGAAGCTGTAGCTAAGTTGAATAAAGCAGTAGATGCATTAGAAGAAAAGGTTGTTATTGAACCAGAAAAACCATCTGTTCCAGAAAAACCATCTGAAAAGCCATCTGAAAAACCATCTGAAAAACCTACTGAAAAGCCAACAGAAAAACCAACTATAAAACCAGAAGATAAGAAGGATGATACTGTTAAGACAGGTGATTCTACTATGATCTTTACTATGGTTGCATTAATGGCTGCTTCAGCTATCGTTTATATCTCATTAAAGAGAAAAAAAGCTTAA
- a CDS encoding IS30 family transposase, giving the protein MNSINISQKAKNKHLNFSHYEFIINSLIQFNASHSGKRNIGKTQFIRDLASTVGTTVSNVYSVIKDATITIKDTHLKIHYELSAMAAFEKRSKIHKIPNNSKFEESKEFISLVEQEIKSNRLSSIDETINYLRIHQPDRIKNMVTVSTKTFYNYVHQGKTSIKPLDLPRMVRRKTKKNWKSYIPKRQKGTSITERPEYIKNREEFGHWEGDLVTGPRDGQNGAYLTLIERKTRFYYMIPISAKSSKQVYMQINKLHKFYGDSFKDIFKSITFDNGSEFSRWKDIEQKPKSKEKRTTVYFGRPYHSCDRASNENCNGLIRYFITKGTDINTIDKETTIDINNKINQKKRKILGYLSSEELFLNELAKLNVTDNTIFYKI; this is encoded by the coding sequence ATGAACAGCATTAATATATCACAAAAAGCCAAAAATAAACACCTTAATTTTTCTCATTATGAATTCATCATCAATTCTTTGATTCAGTTCAATGCTTCCCATTCTGGTAAGCGTAACATTGGCAAGACTCAATTCATTAGAGATTTAGCTTCTACTGTAGGCACTACCGTCTCTAATGTCTATTCAGTCATTAAGGATGCCACTATAACTATCAAAGATACTCATCTTAAAATTCATTATGAACTTTCTGCCATGGCTGCATTCGAAAAGAGATCAAAGATTCATAAAATTCCAAATAACTCTAAATTTGAAGAATCAAAAGAGTTCATCTCTCTTGTCGAACAGGAAATTAAATCAAATAGATTATCCTCTATTGATGAGACCATAAACTATTTAAGGATTCATCAGCCAGACAGAATAAAGAATATGGTGACTGTGTCTACTAAAACTTTTTACAACTATGTACATCAGGGAAAAACATCCATCAAGCCTCTTGATCTTCCTCGCATGGTCAGAAGAAAGACAAAAAAGAACTGGAAGTCATACATTCCAAAAAGACAGAAAGGCACTTCCATTACCGAAAGGCCTGAATATATCAAGAATAGAGAAGAATTCGGACACTGGGAAGGTGATCTAGTTACTGGACCTAGAGACGGACAGAATGGTGCATATCTTACTCTCATTGAAAGAAAGACACGCTTCTATTATATGATTCCCATCTCTGCTAAATCTTCAAAGCAGGTCTATATGCAGATAAACAAGCTTCATAAGTTTTATGGTGATAGCTTTAAGGATATCTTTAAATCAATCACCTTTGATAACGGTAGTGAGTTTTCTAGATGGAAGGATATAGAGCAGAAGCCAAAATCAAAAGAGAAAAGAACCACTGTCTATTTCGGTAGACCCTATCATTCATGTGACAGAGCCTCAAATGAGAACTGCAATGGACTTATAAGATATTTTATTACGAAAGGAACTGATATTAATACAATTGATAAGGAGACAACTATTGATATAAACAATAAAATAAACCAGAAGAAAAGAAAGATACTTGGATACCTTTCTTCTGAAGAACTATTTCTTAACGAACTAGCTAAACTTAATGTAACTGATAATACCATTTTCTATAAAATCTAA
- a CDS encoding nucleotidyltransferase domain-containing protein encodes MRKEIINKLKEIEKKECVKIIYAIESGSRAWGFESIDSDYDVRFIYVRKKEDYLCLDEKSDVIELPIDKVFDISGWDIKKALKLLYKSNPSLLEWFASPIVYKEAKEASYIREVIPLYFSQKKLYCHYKRMAKTHLKYMNIEKVPVKKYLYILRCILSSQYIIHNKKQPPIEIERLIECELPSELREDINKLLMIKRNSNEKKYVDHISSLDGFILTNLEESDVSSLMDGEESWEPLNEVFRKVIEKNSDDMF; translated from the coding sequence ATGAGAAAAGAAATTATTAATAAGCTCAAGGAGATTGAAAAGAAAGAATGTGTAAAGATTATTTATGCGATAGAGTCAGGAAGTCGTGCCTGGGGTTTTGAGTCTATTGATAGTGATTATGATGTACGTTTTATTTATGTAAGAAAGAAGGAAGATTATCTTTGCCTGGATGAGAAATCAGATGTGATAGAACTGCCTATAGATAAAGTGTTTGATATAAGTGGATGGGATATCAAGAAGGCTTTAAAGCTTCTATATAAGTCTAATCCATCATTACTTGAGTGGTTTGCATCACCTATTGTGTATAAAGAAGCAAAGGAAGCCTCTTATATTAGAGAAGTGATTCCTCTCTATTTTTCACAGAAGAAACTCTATTGTCATTACAAAAGAATGGCAAAAACACATTTGAAGTATATGAATATAGAGAAAGTACCTGTGAAGAAGTATCTTTATATTCTTCGCTGCATATTATCTAGTCAATATATTATACATAACAAAAAGCAGCCCCCTATAGAAATAGAGAGGCTCATAGAATGTGAACTTCCTAGTGAATTAAGAGAAGATATAAATAAACTATTAATGATTAAGAGGAATAGTAATGAGAAGAAGTATGTGGATCATATTTCCTCTTTAGATGGGTTTATACTTACTAATTTAGAAGAAAGTGATGTATCTTCTCTTATGGATGGTGAAGAGTCATGGGAACCACTCAATGAGGTGTTTAGAAAGGTAATAGAAAAGAATAGTGACGATATGTTTTAA
- a CDS encoding RNA-splicing ligase RtcB, which produces MIEIRGEKNNAICFASQIDEKALEQIKRMCDYDLTLGSQIRIMPDVHAGKGCTIGTTMTIKDKVCPNIVGVDIGCGMYTVKLLNKEIDFKKVDEVCSWIPSGMNVWDSPIESFDLTKLNCYSSLKKLSRLEKSLGTLGGGNHFIEIEQSKSGDYYLVIHSGSRNLGKQVAEIYQRRAINLHRGWDEYILRRNEVIKEYKELGKSQEINQVLEKLKEGYGTLDIPEDLCWLYGDALNDYLHDIEICQKYAMRNRELIANMIMDKTSLREIDSFHTIHNYIDSNEMILRKGAIRAVKGEKVLIPMNMKDGSIIGIGKGNREWNYSAPHGAGRILSRKQAKEMLDIKEYKKSMEEIYTTSISLDTLDEAPQAYKSVEYILDVVGETVDVIEVLKPVYNYKEHGNEKRNY; this is translated from the coding sequence ATGATAGAAATAAGAGGAGAGAAAAATAATGCGATATGTTTTGCATCACAGATAGATGAAAAAGCTTTAGAACAGATTAAAAGAATGTGTGATTATGATCTTACGTTAGGAAGTCAGATTCGTATCATGCCGGATGTACATGCGGGAAAAGGTTGTACAATTGGTACGACAATGACTATTAAGGATAAGGTATGTCCTAATATTGTAGGTGTAGATATAGGCTGTGGGATGTATACAGTGAAATTATTAAATAAAGAAATTGATTTTAAGAAGGTTGATGAAGTATGTTCATGGATTCCTTCAGGGATGAATGTATGGGATTCACCTATAGAATCATTTGATTTAACAAAGCTAAACTGTTATTCATCTCTTAAGAAATTATCTCGTCTAGAAAAGTCTTTAGGAACACTAGGTGGAGGGAATCATTTTATAGAGATTGAACAGTCTAAATCAGGTGATTATTATTTGGTTATTCATTCAGGTAGTCGTAATCTTGGAAAACAAGTGGCAGAAATATATCAAAGACGTGCCATCAATCTACATAGAGGCTGGGATGAATATATATTAAGACGCAATGAGGTTATTAAAGAGTATAAAGAACTTGGTAAAAGTCAGGAAATCAATCAAGTATTAGAAAAACTTAAGGAAGGTTATGGAACTTTAGATATTCCAGAAGACTTATGCTGGTTATATGGTGATGCACTCAATGATTATCTTCATGATATAGAGATATGTCAGAAGTATGCGATGAGAAATAGAGAATTAATAGCTAATATGATTATGGATAAAACATCCCTTAGAGAAATCGACTCTTTTCATACCATTCATAACTACATAGATAGCAATGAGATGATATTAAGAAAAGGGGCTATACGAGCAGTAAAAGGTGAGAAGGTTCTTATTCCTATGAATATGAAGGATGGATCTATTATAGGTATAGGTAAAGGAAATAGGGAGTGGAACTATTCAGCACCTCATGGTGCGGGAAGAATATTATCACGTAAGCAAGCAAAAGAAATGTTGGATATCAAGGAATATAAGAAGTCAATGGAAGAAATCTATACAACTTCTATTTCTCTAGATACATTGGATGAAGCACCACAGGCATATAAATCAGTGGAATATATACTAGATGTTGTTGGAGAAACAGTAGATGTCATAGAGGTGTTAAAGCCTGTATATAACTATAAGGAGCATGGAAATGAGAAAAGAAATTATTAA